One Megalobrama amblycephala isolate DHTTF-2021 linkage group LG15, ASM1881202v1, whole genome shotgun sequence genomic window, CAGCATCATCTACTCCTACACCTACAACTACCACAAAGTCTACTAAAACAACACCAGAACCTACCACATCATCTACCCCTACACCGATGATTACTACAAAATCTACAACACCAACAAAATCTACAGCATCATCTAACCCTACACCAACAACTACCACAAAGTCTACTAAAACAACACCAGAACCTACCACATCAACACCACAACCTACCACATCATCTACCCCTATAACGATAACAACTGAAATAATACATACTGAAGTCACATTAAGTGCATCGCCTCAAATAACCAAACACCAAATCTACACATCAACACCAGAACCTACCACATCATCTACCCCTACACTGATGACTACTTCAAAATCTACAACACCAACAAAACCTACAGCATCATCTACCCCTACACCAACAACTTCCACAAAGTCTACTAAACCAACACCAGAGACTATCACATCATCTACTCCTACACCGACATTTACCACAAAGTCTACTAAAACAACACCAGAACCTACCACATCATCTACCCCTACACCGACGATTACTACAAAATCTACAACACCAAAAAAACCTACAGCATCATCTACCCCTACACCAACAACTTCTACAAAGTCTACTAAAACAACATCAGAATCTATCGCATCATCTTCTCCTACACCAACAATTACCACAAAGTCTACTAAAACAACACCAGAAACTACCACATCATCTACCCCTACATCAACAACTACCACAAAGTCTACTAAAACACCAGAACCTACAGCATCATCTAAACCCACACAAACAACTTCCACAATGTCTACTAAAACAACACCAGAACCTACCACATCATCTACGCCTACACAAACAGCATCCACAATGTCTACTAAAACAACACCAGAAACTACCACATCATCTACTCCTACACCAACAACTACCACAAAGTCTACTAAAACAACACCAGAATCTACCACATCATCTTCTCCTACACCAACAACTACCACAAAGTCTACTAAAACAACACCAGAACCTACCACATCATCTACTCCTACACAAACAGCATCCACAAAGTCTACTAAAACAACTCCAGAACATACCACATCATCTACTCCTACACTGATGACTACTACAAAATCTACAACACCTACAAAACCTACAGCATCATCTACCCCTACACCAACAACTTCCACAAAGTCTACTAAAACACCTGAAACTGTCACATCATCTACCCCTACACCAACAACTACCACAAAGTCTACTAAAACAACACCAGAACCTACAACATCATCTACGCCTACACAAACAGCATCCACAATGTTTACTAAAACAACACCAGAAACTACCACATCATCTACTTCTACACCAACAACTACCACAAAGTCTACTAAAACAACACCAGAATCTACCacagcatcttctcttacaccAACAATTACCACAAAGTCTACTAAAACAACACCAGAACATACCACATCATCTACTCCTACACTGACTACTACAAAATCTACAACACCTACAAAACCTACAGCATCATCTACCCCTACACCAACAACTTCCGCAAAGTCTACTAAAACACCTGAAACTGTCACATCATCTACCCCTACACCAACAACTACCACAAAGTCTATTAAAACAACACCAGAACCTACCACATCATCTACTCCTACACCGACATTTACCACAAAGTCTACTAAAACAACACCAGAAACTACCATATCATCTACTCCACCGACAACTACCACAAAGTCTACTAAAACAACACCTGAAACTACCTCATCATCTACCCCTACACCAACAACTACCACAAAGTCTACTAAAACAACACCAGAACCTACCACATCATCTACTCCTACATCAACAACTTTCACAAAGTCTACTAAAACAACACCAGAACCTACCACATCATCTACCCCTACACGATGACTACTACAAATCTACAACACCAACAAAACCTAAAACAACACCAGAAACTACCACATCATCTATCTAGCACAACGTCTACTAAAACAACTCCAGAACATACCACATCATCACTCCTAAGTCTACTAAAACAACACCAGAACCTACCACATCATCTACCCCTACACCGACGATTACTACAAAATCTACAACATCAACAAAATCTACAGCATCATCTACCCCTACACTAACAACTACCACAAAGTCTACTAAAACAACACCAGAACCTACCACATCAACACCACAACCTCCCACATCATCTACCCCTATAACGATAACAACTGAAATAATACATACTGAAGTAACATTAAGTGCAGTGTCTCAGCCTCAAATAACCAAAACACCAAATCCTACCACATCAACACCAGAAACTACCACACCATCTAACCCTACACCGATGACTACTACAAAATCTACAACACATACAAAACCTACAGCATCATCTACCCCTACACCAACAACTTCCACAAAGTCTACTAAAACACCTGAAACTGTCACATCATCTACCCCTACACCAACAACTACCACAAAGTCTACTAAAACAACACCAGAACCTACCACATCATCTACCCCTACACTGATGACTACTACAGAATCTACAACACCAACAAAACCTACAGCATCATCTACCCCTACACCAACAACTTCCACAACGTCTAATAAAACAACACCAGAAACTATCACATCATCTACTCTTACACCGACTTCTACAACAAAATCTACTAAAACAACACCAGAACCTACCACATCTTCTACCCCTACACTGATGACTACTACAAATCTACAACACCTACAAAACCTACAGCATCATCTACCCCTACACCAACAACTTCCACACAGTCTACTAAACCAACACCAGAAACTATCACATCATCTACTCCTACACCGACATTTACCACAAAGTCTACTAAAACAACACCAGAAACTACCATATCATCTACTCCACCGACAACTACCACAAAGTCTACTAAAACAACACCAGAACCTACCACATCATCTACTCCTACATCAACAACTTTCAC contains:
- the LOC125247017 gene encoding mucin-2-like, whose amino-acid sequence is MITTKSTTPTKSTASSNPTPTTTTKSTKTTPEPTTSTPQPTTSSTPITITTEIIHTEVTLSASPQITKHQIYTSTPEPTTSSTPTLMTTSKSTTPTKPTASSTPTPTTSTKSTKPTPETITSSTPTPTFTTKSTKTTPEPTTSSTPTPTITTKSTTPKKPTASSTPTPTTSTKSTKTTSESIASSSPTPTITTKSTKTTPETTTSSTPTSTTTTKSTKTPEPTASSKPTQTTSTMSTKTTPEPTTSSTPTQTASTMSTKTTPETTTSSTPTPTTTTKSTKTTPESTTSSSPTPTTTTKSTKTTPEPTTSSTPTQTASTKSTKTTPEHTTSSTPTLMTTTKSTTPTKPTASSTPTPTTSTKSTKTPETVTSSTPTPTTTTKSTKTTPEPTTSSTPTQTASTMFTKTTPETTTSSTSTPTTTTKSTKTTPESTTASSLTPTITTKSTKTTPEHTTSSTPTLTTTKSTTPTKPTASSTPTPTTSAKSTKTPETVTSSTPTPTTTTKSIKTTPEPTTSSTPTPTFTTKSTKTTPETTISSTPPTTTTKSTKTTPETTSSSTPTPTTTTKSTKTTPEPTTSSTPTSTTFTKSTKTTPEPTTSSTPTR